CCAATCATCCCTGCCGAGCTGCAGACCACCCACCTGTCCCTTGGCCTTGGGCTGCTGCAACCGCCGCTTCTGGAATGGGAGGCCGCAGAGAAACCTGGACAGCCATCAAAGGCATCACTCAGAGACGAGAGCGAAGACGAACTCAAGCCATCAGCAGCTGATCCAGCGCCTGATCCCCAAACTGATCCTGCTGAAACCGATGCTGATGAGGTCCTCGTGGAGGACTTGCCTGAAACGAACAACGAGGATCAAGAGGTCATCTCAGCAGACGATCAAGACGCGGATGACGCAGTGGCCTCTATTGACGTCGAAGCCATCGACGTTGAACAAGAGCTCCTCAAAGAGCCCGACGACGACAATCAGAATGGCGAGGGCACTGCAGACAGCGATGTCGCCGGCAGTAATGCTGAAACTGATCAGCAATCAACTCAGCAACCAGCTCTCGATTCAGAACCGAGCTCCCAACCAGAATCCGCAGAGACGGCAGCCAATTCAAACTTACCTGAAAAGAGCTCGGAAAAGAGCAAAATCAGCTCTGCAGAAAACGACGATGAAACAGCTTCAGCCGTCGCCCCGATCGCGATCGAACCAGAGCAATCCCCCGAAGAGGACCACAGCCCCGACCTGAATGGCCAGGTCAGTCCCGACATCACTGGTGCCAGCACTGATGCTGAAGCTCATCACGAAGAGGCCGAGACCTCCGGAAGCGAACAAGGCGATCCAGAGCAACCGTCGCAGCCCACGCCAGGGGGTGCGTGATTCACGCAGCAGCCGTTCCCGCATGGCCGGGTCCAACCCCTGATCTCCCTCGGGTTCAGCGCTCAAAAGCTGTTTGCGTGAACCTGAATGTTAATTTCCTAAGGTCGCCGATGTAGCTCAGCCGGTAGAGCAACGCTTTCGTAAAGCGTGGGTCGCCTGTTCAAGTCAGGTCATCGGCTTCGGTGTTGAACCCTGTTGCAGTCGAAGATTTCGGCTGGAACAGGTTTTTTTGACGCCCAACCAAAACAGCTCAGCCCGCAGCCTCTCCTGAAATTTCAGCGCAAAGGTTGGTAGCTCCGGATTATTCCTTCTGAAACGTATTTAGATCTGTCAAGCAACACCACAAACCAGCTGGTTTGTGACGCCTATGTCATGAACCTGTGCAACGCAAGCAGGCGGGAGCGCTAAAACGGCAACCTTTCGAAATGCTGGGGCTTTAGATTTCCTTTAGATTTGGCCCAACGTTGTTTCTGGGCCCCGCCCTTCGACTCATGGCCAAGAGTAAAAAAGAATTGGCGTTTCTTGGTGGCACGTTCCTGTTCGGACTTGGAGCCCTGGAAGTGTGCCTTCGATTCGGAGGGTTCTAAACGAACACAATCAAGACACCCACTCAGATATCGTCTGTCGGCAATGAGCACGAAGCAAGTTTGCTCGCATCCAAAAAGCCCCGCATTGGCGGGGCAAGGATTCACGAAATCCGATCACTGAAATCAGATTGTGCAATCCACCAGCTTGGTGGGTGACATGTGTGCCGACGTGACATCACAACCCTCAGACGAAGCAGCAAAAGAATGCTGTGCGTCATGAAGACGACGAGCTTTGAGCTCTTTTTCTTTGATCATTGCGAGGGTGTTCATTAGAACCTCCTACAGCGCCTCAAACCCCGTTGCCTGTTTGAGATCGAACTGCGCCCTTCTTAGGGCCAACGTGTTCCAACCTTAATCGATCCAGTGGGACATGTAGAGGTGAATGCCGAACAACTTGTCCCGGGAAGACCGCACTGCCCACAAGAGCACGATTCAAGCCCCATAAGTGCCATAGGTCATGGCTCCAAGCATTGGAGAGCCTGCTGGAGAGCAACGCCAAGCGCGATGCACACACCTCCTGGAAGCGTCGGCGGACAAAGACCACACAAGGGCACCAACTGAATCCAGACAATGGACAGCAGCGCCATCAAGGCAACGCGTCCTCACTGGCTGGGAATCATGGATTGCGGATGATGGCCTGTTCAGACGGTTTCCCGTTATGGTCACCGCTGCAGGAATGGATTCAATGGGCGACTACACCGTTGCAATTTGGGCCACCATCGGGCTTGTTGTGGTGTTCACGGTGCCAGTCGTCTGGCAATTCATGCAACCCAACGACGATGACTTCGGTGATCTGACCAAGCGTCGCAAATAAACGTTGCCTGTGACTTCACAGGACAGCTGATCCCCATAGAGACAACGGAAGCAATCGTTGAGAATTTAAGTAGCAACCTCAATGAGCTCAAAGCTCAAGCAAACTTCAAGCATTCCCATGTACTGCGCTGATCTGCACATAGATTTCGATTAAGGCCAGACATTAAACAAGTCACTCTCCTGACAGCCAAAACAATGCACTCAAGGAGCGAGCCAATAAAAAGAAAATGATGCTAATTTATATCAATTTACTACTTTATCGTCTTTCTGAATTCAATCAAGAAAACACTCATTATTGTTTAAAATTTGACCGCTGCCGAATTAGTTTTCAAGCTGAGACTTCCTGCCTTTGGAATGGCTGTGCTTTGAAGACAGCTGCAACAAACTCGATGCTTTTTCCTGTTCTTCAACTTTCGCCAAACGATTCACAAGATCCCAGGTGTCTTGAGCAGACATTTCACCATCTGCTTCCCACTCCAAAGAAGACAAGTCAGAGGGAGACATCGCGCGGAAGACGGCTTCACAACTTAATGGAAGGACTGCTGGAATCCAGCATTACAACAGCAATCAAATCTTTAATGATTTGGAAGTTGGTACTGGCGAATACGATCACGCTTGATTTTGGCTGAATGAACTCTCCCCAGCGCTCGTTGCCAAAAGCTGTGGCAAAAGCACGACCTTCCGACAATCCAGAAAAACTCATCAAACGATTTAGAGCAGTGACGTCATTGCATTCGTTGAGTCGTTGGCTCAGCTTGTGATGCACAGAGCAGCAGACAACCAACCGTTGAAAAGCTCAGAACAATTCGTGAATCCTTAGATCGGAAATCTTTGCGTCACTCGAACCTGAACAGGTGAGCGCCAACAATCAGACTGCGCTCACCATTGACGAGTTCATGGAGTCGGGCAGCTTGTCCAGCCGCAAAATCAGTCAACTACGTCGCAGTCACATGCGCGATGCCACCTTGGATGAGGTGTTCATTGTGCTCAGTATTGGAGCAAGCCTGATCTCGACCCTGGGCCTGCTTGCTAACAGCTCTGCAGTGGTCATCGGCGGCATGGTGGTGGCGCCATGGATCATGCCTCTCAGGGCGGCAGCCTTCGCCATCCTGCTGGGGGAAGTAAGGCTGCTGGGTCGATCTCTGCGCACTCTGCTGGTGGGGGTTTTGAGCACCACGCTGCTCTCCTTTCTGCTCGGTTCAGTCACTGGCTTGCCACAGTTCGGCACTGAGGTTCTGGCCAGGACCTCGCCCAATTTGCTTGATCTGGGAATCGCACTCGTGGCAGGAGGTCTAGCGACCTATGCGAAGTTGCGAAGCGATGCCGTGAGTTCGCTGGCGGGAACGGCAATCGCCGTGGCTCTAGTGCCTCCTGTCTGCGTGATGGGACTGTTGCTGTCTCACCAGAGCTGGAGTGATGCCCGCGGAGCTGGATTGCTTTTCGCCACCAATCTTCTGGGAATTCTCACGGGCGGGTTGGTCCTGATGGCCTGGAAAGACCCCGAATTCCGCCATGAACTGATCCGAAGTCGACTCAGTGTGGCCAGCTTCACACTCACAGGCCTGTTGCTGATTCCACTGGGAGGCAGCTTCATCGGATTACTGACTCAAGCCAATCGAGAAAATAGGCAATCCATGGTGGAACAAACGGTTCGTAAATTTCTTGTCAATGAAACTCTGACCTTCAGCGATTCGGAATTAGTTGATGTGGAGCATGTTGACATTGACTGGAAAACAACCAAAACAGGTAAGAATAAAGAAGAAGGAATTATTCGGATCATTGTTCGTGTGACGGATCCCGACCTTCCGAGCTACAAACAGGTCACCTTGGTACAAGAGGAGATCAACAAACTCTTACAGAGTAATTACCAGCTTGTCGTCCAACGCACCGCTGTTGATGTGGTTGGGCCGAAAAAAGTGATTCCTGCTGCTCAGGAATTCGAGCAGCCTGAGATCGAACGACCCTCACCAATCAAACAGGCTGAGACTGGCCAGCCCGAAAACAATCCGCTGTCACAACATTCCGGCAATGCGTTCGATGCCCCATGACAGTCTTTCTGAGTGGACACCATCTTCTTGCCAGTTGTTGAAGGGATTACAGGACGCAACCTTCAGCAAATCATCCGGAATCTGATGCCATCCATGCATTGATTCCGGCCATAAACTCGGCAGATGAACCCGACCGGACGCCGAACTTTTCTAAGGCTGATCGCTGGCGCAGCTCTTTCAGGCGGCATCCTGGATGGCCTGTCGCGAAAGACCGGATCACAACAGCTGGGCTCAGTCTCCACTCAGACCCTTGGCGGGTTGAAACTGGGCTTGATCAGCGACCTCAACGGTTCCTACGGAAGCACGAGTTACAGCAGGGCCGTTGAGCGTGGAGTGGCGTTGCTGTTGCGGCAACAACCCGACCTCGTGCTTTGTGCTGGAGACATGGTGGCTGGCCAAAAAAGATCGCTAACCAACAGCCAGCTCAAGGAGATGTGGGCTGGTCTTGAACAAACGGTTCGAGCACCGCTTCAACAAGCAGGGATTCCTTTGCTCCCCGCCATTGGCAATCACGATGGATCGAGTCAACAAGATCAAGGAGGCTGGATCTACGGGCGTGAGCGCCAGCAGGCTGGTCTGTTCTGGCACGGGAATCGCGGAGATCTGCAATCCGGGTTCATTCAAAGCGAGCGATTTCCCTTTCAGTACGTATGGAGACGTCCTGGACTGTTTTTGGTCGTAATCGATGCCTCTTCAGCCAACGTTGATTTTTCACAACGACGATGGATCGAGGCAGCATTGATCTCCACCCATCGCCAACCTGACGATCTCTGCCTGGTGATGGGCCATCTGCCGCTCACTGCCTTCAGCGAAGGACGGGCGCGCTCTGGAGAATGCATCGCCAATCCTCAGGAGCTAGCCGGTTTGATGCGAAGGGGAAGGGTTGATCTGGTGATCTCGGGTCACCACCACGCCTGGTACCCCTCTGAATCACTGGGTTTACGGCTGCTAAGCCTGGGAGCAATGGGCAGCGGACCACGCCGGATCATAGGCAGCAGTGTGACTTCACCACCATCTCTGACGCTTCTTGAGTGGTCTCGACCCTCGAAGCTGATTCGGGAAACGACCATTGATCTCAACACCATGCAGCCCATGGACAGTGATGGTCTCCCTGCCCAGGTGAGTGTTTCTGGTTTTCCCGTGGCTCGCCGCAGAAGCCTGCTATGGCAAAGCGGATCACTGAATGACTGATCTGAGAGCTCACTGACCGACCAGGCAGCCAGCAAAAAGCCCCCTCGTGAGAGGGGGCTTTCCGATTCAGTTGACCTGAATCGTTTGTTGATTCCAGATCAACCGATGGCGGGAGCTTGCAGAGCCACAGGAGTGGACTCAGCAGCAGCCAGGTCGAGGGGGAAGTTGTGAGCGTTGCGCTCGTGCATGACTTCCATGCCGAGGTTGGCGCGGTTCAGCACATCAGCCCAGGTGTTCAGGACGCGGCCCTGACCATCAAGGATGGACTGGTTGAAGTTGAAACCGTTCAGGTTGAAGGCCATGGTTGACACGCCAAGGGCGGTGAACCAGATGCCGACAACGGGCCAGGCAGCCAGGAAGAAGTGCAGGCTACGGCTGTTGTTGAACGACGCGTATTGGAAGATCAGGCGACCGAAGTAACCGTGGGCAGCCACGATGTTGTAGGTCTCTTCCTCTTGGCCGAACTTGTAGCCGTAGTTCTGGGACTCGCTCTCGGTTGTTTCACGAACCAAGGAGGAGGTCACCAGTGAACCGTGCATGGCGGAGAACAGTGAACCACCGAAGACGCCAGCCACACCAAGCATGTGGAAGGGGTGCATCAGGATGTTGTGCTCGGCCTGGAACACCAACATGAAGTTGAAGGTGCCGGAGATGCCCAGGGGCATGCCGTCAGAGAAGGAACCCTGACCGAAGGGGTAAACCAGGAACACGGCGGAGGCAGCAGCCACAGGTGCGCTGTAAGCAACGCAGATCCAGGGGCGCATGCCGAGGCGGTAGGAGAGTTCCCACTCGCGACCCATGTAGCAGAAGATGCCGATCAGGAAGTGAAAGACAACCAGCTGGTAAGGACCGCCGTTGTACAGCCACTCGTCGAGAGAAGCAGCTTCCCAGATGGGATAGAAGTGAAGGCCGATGGCATTCGAGGAGGGAACAACAGCACCAGAGATGATGTTGTTGCCATAGATCAGGGAGCCAGCAACGGGCTCACGGATGCCGTCGATGTCGACGGGGGGTGCTGCGATGAACGCAACGATGAAACAGGTGGTGGCAGCCAGCAGGGTGGGGATCATCAGCACACCGAACCAGCCCACATAGAGGCGGTTGTTGGTGGAGGTGACCCACTCGCAGAACTGCTGCCAGCCATTAGCGCCGGAGCGCTGCTGAATGGTGGTGGTCATGAGAACGGGAAAGAATGTCTCCGAGGAGACGGTTACGGAAGGGCAGGAAGCCCTGCCAAGCGTGATTGTAAAGCAACATTGCGCAAGATGTCGCTTGCTTTATGAAGCCGACGTGAAGAACCATTGAGACCTCGCTCAGGCGCGACCCGCCCAAAGCCAAAGCCCCTAAAGGATCACTTAAGGTTCTCAGGTTGTGTCTCAGGAGACGCCTGTGGTCCTCATTCGTTGGTTGATCGCAGGACAGCGTCTTGAGGAAACCGTTCCCACCAAGGCAGCGCGCCACAGGCGTCATGAACTGGAATCTCAGGGCGCAGTCGTTTACTGGAGTGAACGACTGGTCGAAACTGGCTGAACACCCACACTGAATCAATCCATAACGCCGCGGCCATGCATCCGTCTTCAGCCCCCGCCGTTCGATCGCTGGCCATGGCTCTGACCGCCGTCATGACAGCGGCTCTGACCAGTGCCTGCCAGAAACGGGCTGACACTCAACCATCAACAAACATCAGTCGCGACGCGCAAATCAGCGAGCTGCAAAACCGTGTCGACCAGCTTGAACGACGAGTCAGCAAAAACATGCCTGGTAGTGACGACAGGGGAGAGCGTGTCCCACCCGGGCCGATCAAATCCATCACCTTCCGCAGCGGCACCGCCGACGATCGGCTGAGGATCTATTGGGAAAATGGCAAGGTCAGCAGCTTGCCCTGCACGCTCGAGCAGGGCACATGGGCCTGTGGATAAGCATCTCTAGGGAGTGAATCGGATCCCCAGTCACAGCGAGACATGCCTTCCCACTCCCGAGAAACACCATTGACGAACCATGGGCATCAGGCTGTGAGCGCAGACAGGAAAACCATGAACCGACTGCTGACAGCCGCCACCGGGCTTGCGCTCTGCCTGGGAGGCATCGGTGCTGTGCAAGCTGCACCCTCTTTGCCAGTCGCCCAGCCGAAGGCAGCGAACCTCGCAAGGATGCGAGCGGAGTCTTTGAACGGTGGGCTCGCGTCTTACCGCGCCGCAGCATGCATGTATGAGACAGGGGCAAGCTCATGCCTGATCTCCAAATCGGATCAGGGTTTTCTGTTCGGTTTCCTCGGCGGCCCACCAGGCTGGCAGCAGCAATCACCCCCGCGTCCCACTTTGGAAACGAGAGTGCTCGTCTCACAAGACGGAGAGCGAATCCTGGCTGTTCCTTACAACGGTCCGATCCCCTAATCCCCGGTCAACAGACCACAACGGATTAGTTGACAGACGCTGTTGCTCTGTCTCCGATAGAAGGGTCTTAACCAAGGTCATGAACCTCTCTTCAGTAACCGCCCTGGCTGTGATCGCTGGGACAGGCGCTTTTACAGGCGCCCCAGTCATGGCACAGGCACCAGTGCCAGCATCCCAGGTGCGTGCCTTAAATCTGGCGCGCAACACAGCTGTGACCGAGAACGGTGGGCTCAGCGTCTACCGCCCCCAGCCCTGCATGTTCAAGACCAGCTCGGGCGGCGGAGATTGTCTTGTCGATGACTCTCCCAGTGGTTACACCTACAGCTTCCTTGGTGGAGATCCGGGCTGGCCTGAGGACGGCAGCGATGCCACCACGGAAACCGAAATTCAGATTGCTCCAGACGGTCGCAGTGTCCTCAGCATCATTTACAACGGGTCGCCGCGCTGATTCCCGTTCAGCAAAAGAGCAAGGGCCTCTGTCCAGCTCTGGGACAGGGGCCATTCCTCACGGCTCGTGAGGCTGAGGGCAATGGCCTTTTCCGCGTAAGCCGCTTCATTGATGAAGACAGGGATGGATCCGTCCGGCCCCTCATAGGTAATGGTTGTTCCCTGAGCTGAAACAAAC
This genomic window from Synechococcus sp. MIT S9220 contains:
- a CDS encoding DUF3493 domain-containing protein; amino-acid sequence: MRERLLRESRTPWRGLRRLLWIALFASGGLGLFVMSFSISAGTSDVGTDLAIQVGAVVLFGGLLWFDRDRGDG
- a CDS encoding DUF389 domain-containing protein, yielding MSANNQTALTIDEFMESGSLSSRKISQLRRSHMRDATLDEVFIVLSIGASLISTLGLLANSSAVVIGGMVVAPWIMPLRAAAFAILLGEVRLLGRSLRTLLVGVLSTTLLSFLLGSVTGLPQFGTEVLARTSPNLLDLGIALVAGGLATYAKLRSDAVSSLAGTAIAVALVPPVCVMGLLLSHQSWSDARGAGLLFATNLLGILTGGLVLMAWKDPEFRHELIRSRLSVASFTLTGLLLIPLGGSFIGLLTQANRENRQSMVEQTVRKFLVNETLTFSDSELVDVEHVDIDWKTTKTGKNKEEGIIRIIVRVTDPDLPSYKQVTLVQEEINKLLQSNYQLVVQRTAVDVVGPKKVIPAAQEFEQPEIERPSPIKQAETGQPENNPLSQHSGNAFDAP
- a CDS encoding metallophosphoesterase, coding for MNPTGRRTFLRLIAGAALSGGILDGLSRKTGSQQLGSVSTQTLGGLKLGLISDLNGSYGSTSYSRAVERGVALLLRQQPDLVLCAGDMVAGQKRSLTNSQLKEMWAGLEQTVRAPLQQAGIPLLPAIGNHDGSSQQDQGGWIYGRERQQAGLFWHGNRGDLQSGFIQSERFPFQYVWRRPGLFLVVIDASSANVDFSQRRWIEAALISTHRQPDDLCLVMGHLPLTAFSEGRARSGECIANPQELAGLMRRGRVDLVISGHHHAWYPSESLGLRLLSLGAMGSGPRRIIGSSVTSPPSLTLLEWSRPSKLIRETTIDLNTMQPMDSDGLPAQVSVSGFPVARRRSLLWQSGSLND
- the psbA gene encoding photosystem II q(b) protein, with the translated sequence MTTTIQQRSGANGWQQFCEWVTSTNNRLYVGWFGVLMIPTLLAATTCFIVAFIAAPPVDIDGIREPVAGSLIYGNNIISGAVVPSSNAIGLHFYPIWEAASLDEWLYNGGPYQLVVFHFLIGIFCYMGREWELSYRLGMRPWICVAYSAPVAAASAVFLVYPFGQGSFSDGMPLGISGTFNFMLVFQAEHNILMHPFHMLGVAGVFGGSLFSAMHGSLVTSSLVRETTESESQNYGYKFGQEEETYNIVAAHGYFGRLIFQYASFNNSRSLHFFLAAWPVVGIWFTALGVSTMAFNLNGFNFNQSILDGQGRVLNTWADVLNRANLGMEVMHERNAHNFPLDLAAAESTPVALQAPAIG